The genomic stretch AGACCGCCTGGTCGCCATGGGGGTGGTACTTCCCGAGCACATCACCCACCACCCGGGCACATTTGCGGTACGGACGGTCCGGGGTCAGCCCCAGTTCATGCATCGCGAACAGGATGCGGCGCTGCACGGGTTTGAGACCATCGCGCACATCGGGAAGGGCGCGGCCCACGATCACGCTCATCGCGTACTCGAGGTACGAGCGCTGCATCTCCTGATGCAGGGAGATGGGCTGGACGCGCTCCTCGGCCATCCGGTTCTGGGGTCTGAGGGCGGAAGGGGCTCAGCCTACAGATCCTCCCCGGAGAGGTTCCATCCTGCGTCCTGTCTCACTCCTCCCCGGAGTCCTCCCCGTCGCTGCTGCCGGTGGCGTTGGCATTGGCCCGGTCAGTGGCGGCCTTGATCGCCGGGTTCTCAAGCAGCACCCGGGTGCTGTCGCGCAGTCGCGGGCCCCAGAGCTGTTCCTTCTGGTAGGCCTCCAGCACATAGTTGGGTTCGATCGCCAGCGCCTGGCTGGCCATGTCCAGAGCTTCCTTCTGATCGCCCGGCCGGGCATTCAGCGCCGCGGCCAGGGCGAGCATGGGTTCGGCGGCCTTGGGGTTGATCTCCAGGGCCCGGCGCCAGCGCCGGATGGCGTCGTCCGTGCGGCCGATCTCGTAGAGCACCAGTCCCTGGTTGTTGATCGCCTCCCAGAAATCCTTGCGCAGGTTCGAGGCCCGCTCAAAGGACCCCAGGGCCGCCTGGGGATCGTTGAGCAGCAGGTGGGCATTGCCCAGGTCGAAATGGGCGCCGGGATTCTTGCTGTCGAGCTTCAGACCGGTTTGCAGCAGACCGATGGCCTGGCCGGGCTGACCGTCCCGCAGGGCCAGGGAGCCTTCCGCGAACCAGATGCCGGGGTTGCGCGGATCGAGCTGTTTGGCGCGCGCCAGGGACTGGCCGGCGGCCTTGATCTGATTGCTGCGCAGCTGCGCTTCCGCCAGCAGCACCCAGCCGCGGGGATCGTTGGGCAGCAGCTGCACCGTGAGGCCCGCCAGGCGAGCCGCGTCTTCGGCCTGTCCCAGCCGTAACAGGCGCGTGGCCGCCTGGGCGATGCCCAGCCCCGCCGCCTCCAGCTCCTCCCCCTTGGGGACGTACACGTAGGGAACGAGAGCCTGTGCGGGGGTGGCAGGCGCGATTGCCAGGGTCAGGGCCAGCGGAGCCGTCGCCAGAAAGTTGAACCAGCGCGGAGCCATGCCAGCCGTTCGATCCGGGAATCAGCCTAGGGGTCCGCTTCTGGTGTCCCAGGCTGGGCCGACCGCAGATTGCGCCGCCACATCCAGGGCTTGATCCGGCGCAGGGCGGAACCACGCAGCCGCTCATCCCAGTCGGCATCACTCCAGCCGAGGGCCTCCTCGGCGTGCAGAGTCAGCAACCAGTCCCTGGGCTGCAGGTCAGGATCCTCCGAACTGGGAAGCGGCTGCTGATTCCATGGGCACACGTCCTGGCAGATGTCGCAGCCAGCAACCCAGGGACCCATGGCCGCGGCCATGGCGGGCGGGAGGGTGTCGTCGCGGTTTTCGATCGTGTGATAGGCCAGGCAGCGGTTGGCATCCACCACAAAGGGCTCGCTGATGGCGCCGGTCGGGCAGGCCTCGATGCAGCGGCTGCAGCGTCCGCAGAGAGGTTCAGAGGGAGCATCTCCTGGGAGATCGGCGGTGGTGAGGAGGTGGCCGATCACCATCCACGACCCCCGGCGGGGGTGGATCAGGTTGCCGTTCTTGCCGATCCAGCCCAGACCCGCCTGCTCGGCCCAGGCCTTGTCCAGCAGGGGAGCGCTGTCGACGCAGGCCCGCCAGCTCAAGCCAGGGCACTGCTTCTCCAGCCAGCGCCCCAGGCGGCGCAGACGTCCATCGATCACCCGGTGATAGTCCCTGCCCCAGCCGTAGCGGGCGACGGCCAGGCTGCCCGGGGCCCGCTTGGCGGCCACGTGATAGTTCAGTCCCACCGCCAGCAGGCTGCGCACACCGGGCAGCAGGCTGCTGACCTGGCGGCGGCGCGGATCGTTCATCCAGGCCATACCGGCCTGGTGACCGGCCTCCAGCCAGCGCTCGAGCGCCGCCGTGCGCAGGGGGATCCGCCCATCGCCTGGCAAGGCGGCCAGGCCCACCGGTTCGAAGCCCAACGCCCTGGCCTGGGCCTTGAGCGCGATCGCCAGGTCCTGGAGGCGGTGCTCCGTGCCGGCCGGAGCGACCGGTTGCTGGGGATGGCCTGATCTCACCCGTACAGTTGCCCCTGATTGCCATCCTGCTGTGACCACTGCCCCAACCAGCCGTCTTGGCTATCTCCTGCGCTGGCTCGGCCTCACCCTCGTCGTGCTGCTGGGGCTGCAGCTGGCGGCGGTGCTTTCCGCCTGGAGCTGGCAGGAGGAGGCGTTCCGCCAGATGGTGATCGAGCGTCTGATCACCCAGTCGCCGATGGCGCTGGTGGGCCTGCTGCTGGCTCTGTTCGGCTCCCGCCTCGACCAGACCGACCCCCGCTCCCCCCTGCGTTGGCTGGTGGCCGCTCTGGCGGCCGTTCTTGCCATTGCCCTGGCGGTGTCGGTGCCGGTGGCGATCAGCGGCGATGGTGTGCTGACCGCCAAGACCGAGCAGACCCTGACCGCCCAGCGCAGTCAGCTGGAGATGGCCAAGCAGCAGAGCCAGAATCCGCAGGTGCTGGAACAACTGGTGCGCCAGGCTGAGCAGTCCGGGCAGGTGCCGCCCCAGGCCACCGAGGAACAGAAGCAACAGGCGGCCCGTGGTTTCATCGATCGCCAGCTGCAGCAGATGGAACAGCAGTTCAAGGAGGCCGAGCGGGCTCAGGGTCTGGCGGTGAATCAACGCCGCTATGCCGGCACCGGCTCGGCCGCCGTGCTGGCCGTGGCCTTCACCCTGCTGGCTCTGGCCGCGTTGCTCTGAAATCCCTCGGAACCATCCCGGACGCTGCTGCCCCCCCAGGCGGCTGGCTAGGTTGCTCACAGCAATCCGAACACCGGACAACCGGGACCATCCTTGGTGCAGACGAGCCCCAGACCTGATCAACCCTTGGGGACCCGGTTGCAGCAGGACCTCAAGAATGATCTGATCGCCGGTCTGCTGGTGGTCATTCCCCTGGCCACCACCATCTGGCTGGCGACCACGGTGAGCCGCTTCGTGCTCGCCTTTCTCACCTCGATTCCCAAGCAATTCAATCCTTTCAATACCCTCAATCCCCTCCTCCAGGAGTTGATCAACCTGGGGGTGGGGTTGCTGGTTCCTCTGTTGGGGATCCTGCTGATCGGTCTGATGGCCCGCAACATCGTCGGGCGCTGGCTGCTCGATTTCGGTGAGGGAACCCTCCAGCGAATTCCCCTCGCCGGTTCGGTCTACAAGACTCTCAAGCAATTGCTTGAAACGGTCTTCCGAGACAATTCCACCCGCTTCCGCCGGGTGGTCCTGGTGGAATATCCACGCAAGGGCCTGTTTGCCCTCGGGTTTGTCACCGGGGTTCTCGGCACTGCGATGCAGGGGGGCTTTGATCAACCGATGCTGAGTGTGTTCATTCCCACGGCTCCCAACCCCACCACCGGCTGGTACGCCGTGGTGCCTGAAACCGCGGTCCGCGATCTGGACCTCTCGGTGGAGGATGCCTTCCGCACGATCATCTCCGCTGGGATCGTCAGCCCCGATGATGAGCGTGAAACCCCGGCCAGCCGCAGCTTCTCCAGTCTTCTCGCCCAGCTGCGCGCCCCCGTTTTCTCCTCCGCCCCTCCCAACAAGCCCTGAACCGCGGTCTGCCCCCCTCGCCCCACCCGATGCCGAGTCGATCCATCTCCAGAGAACTGGCCCTGCTGATGCTGGGCCAGGTCAATGACCGCGTTCCGCCGGCCGATCTGCCGCTCGAGAGCCTGTTGCAGCAGGCTCTCGCCAGCCTGGCCCAGCATGTGCGCGACGCCCTGGACAACTCCGAGCTCGATCTGCAGCAGGCCCAGCAGCAGCTGCTCGACAGCGAACTGATCGATGGTGCCGATCAGATTTCCCGGGTTCGGGATCATCTGCAGCGGGGGCTGACCCATGCCGAGCAGGCCCTCAATCGGCTCTCGGCCAGCCTGGAGCTGCCGCGTCTGCTGATGCTCGCCGACCAGAGCGAGATCCGTGAGGGGGCGATCGCCCGCACCCGCGCTGTGCTTCAGGACCGGGATGCCCTGGATTCCCGTCTCGATGCCGTGATGGAAGGCTGGCGCCTCGGCCGCCTTCCCCGCATCGACCGCGACATCCTGCGGCTGGCGGCCGTGGATCTCCACACCTTCGGAACGCCGGCCCCGGTGGCCTGCAACGAGGCCGTGGAGCTGGCCAACCGCTACAGCGATGATCAGGGCCGCCGGATGATCAATGGGATCCTGCGTCGCCTCACCACCTCCGTCTCCTGAGCAAGCATGGTCTTCGACTGGTTCCGGCGGCGCACCACTTCCACCGAGCCTGAGGCTGAGCCCACGCCGGTCAAGCAGGCTGGCGAGGACATGGTCGCTGACCGTGCCTCCGGCCTGTCAGACGCGCCAGATCCAGCCGCCTCGGCCACTCAACCCGCAGCGGAGGCGGTGGTCCAGGCGCCAGCCACGCCAGCCGCTGTCGATCAGGATGCCCTGGACTGGGCCCGTCAGGCCTATGCCCGCCTCAAGGCCGAGCAGGAGCGCAGCCGGCCAGCCGCCGAAGACCAGGTCGCTGAACCAGAGCCTGAACCCGTTCCGGCCGCAACGCCTCAACCTGAACCCGTCGCCGCCGCTGAGCCGGAGAACTCCTCCGAGACCAGCCCTACTCCGGGGGATCCGACCACACCAGCCGCGTCAGCCACCACACCTGAGCCACCTCCAGCCCTGGAGCCTCCCGGTGCCGCCGGCCCCTCCCTGCTGGAGCTGGCTGCGGCCAGTCGGGCCGAGCGCCAGCGGACCGTGCTCGCTCCCGGCACCGACGAGTCGCGGCCGACGCCGGAACCCACGGCTGAGCCGCCGGTCTCCACGACTGAGGAGGCCGGCCCACAGCTGGGGTCCTTCGATGCCGAGTTCACCTGGTCCGCCGAGGTGCTCGCGGCCCAGGGCCGTCGCGCCGATCAGGTTTCCCTTGAGGAGATCGACTGGCTCAGCCGCCTGCGCCGCGGCCTGGAGAAGACCCGCCGCGGCCTGGTCACCCAACTGCTCGACAACCTCGGAGACGATCCCCTCACCCCGGAGGTGCTCGACGATCTGGAAACCACTCTGCTGCGCGCCGACGTGGGGGTACAGGCGACCGACCATGTCCTCGAGGCCCTGCGCAGGCGTCTGAACGAAGAGGTGGTCGAGCCGGAGGAGGGTCTCCGCTTTCTCAAGGAGCAGCTGCGCGGGCTGCTCGAGACGCCGATCGAAGCCAGCGGCGAGCGTCTGCTGGCCCCGCAGCGGGACCGACTCAATGTCTGGTTGCTGGTGGGGGTCAACGGTGTCGGCAAAACCACCACCCTGGGCAAGCTGGCCAATCTGGCGGTGCGCAGTGGCTACAGTTGCCTGATCGCCGCCGCCGACACCTTCCGCGCCGCCGCCGTGCAGCAGGTGAGCGTCTGGGGCGAGCGCAGCGGAGTGCCGGTGATCGCCAACCCCAGTGCCAATGCCGATCCGGCCGCCGTGGTCTACGACGCCATCGGCGCGGCCCGCTCCAGGGGCATCGAACTGGTTCTGGTGGACACGGCCGGCCGGCTGCAGACCAAGAACAACCTGATGGAGGAACTCAGCAAGGTGCGGCGCATCGTCGACAAGCTGGCCCCGGAAGCGGTGGTGGAATCCCTGCTGGTGCTTGATGCCAGCCAGGGGCAGAACGGTCTGCGCCAGGCGATGGCCTTCGCCAGTGCCGCCGGTCTCACGGGGGTGGTGCTCACCAAGCTGGATGGCAGTGCCCGGGGTGGTGTGGCCCTGGCGGTGGCCTCCGAAGCCGGCCTGCCGATCCGTTTCATCGGCGCCGGCGAGGGCATCCGCGATCTGAGGCCCTTCAACAGCTTTGAGTTCGTCGAAGCCCTGCTCTCCAGCTGAGCCTCTTGAACCGGGGAATCCTGCTACCTTCGGCGCCTGCGGCCGCCTGTTACGAGCCGCACGCCGCCAGCCCGCGTGCCCCTGCCACCGCCCCGGCCCCATCAGGCCCTCACGGCATCGGCTTCCCTGCGGCAACTGCTCGACAGCCTCAGCCGGGAGCAACGGCGCAACCAGGAGCTGCTGGCCTCCCTCGGCTTCGCCCTGCGCAGCTTCACCAACCTGAACCGCTTCCTCGAGCTGGTTCCCCTGGTGTCGTCCCGCCTGGTGGGAGCTGAGGCCAGCCTGCTGGTGGTCTTCCACCCCGACGGGCGCCTCTGGCGGGAGCACACCCAGGCCAGTCCCGCCTCCCGCAGCGGCGAACTGGTGCGGCTGCTGGGGGAGCTGGATCTGCCCGCTGGCCTGGCTGAGGAGGAGGAGGTCTCCCAGCTCGATCTGCAGGTGCGCCGGCTGCTGGGGGAGGTGCAGCTGTTCGGCACCTCCGTGGTGGCCCGCAACCGGACCCGCGGACGCCTCTACGTCTTCGGCAGCGCCGAAGGTCTGACCTGGAGTGATGTCCACCGCCGCCACGTGCAGCTGGTGGCCGATCTCACGGGCGTGGCGATCGAAACCGAGCTGCTGCAGGAGGACCGCCGCCGTCATGAGCGCCTTGATCGTCAGCTCAACACCGGTGCCGAGATCCAGGCGCAGCTGCTTCCCGACCACTGTCCGGTGATTGAGGGAGTGGAGCTGGCCGCCCGCTGTCGGCCGGCCTTCGAGGTGGGGGGTGACTACTACGACTTCATCCCGACCCGGCCCCGGCTCAGCGGACGCCGTCGTGAAACCTCTCGCTGGGCCCTGGTGATGGGCGATGTGATGGGCAAGGGTGTCCCCGCCGGCCTGCTGATGACGCTGCTGCGGGGGATGCTGCGGGCCGAGGTGCTGAGCGGCCATGCCCCCGACCGGATCCTGCACGACCTCAACGAACTGGCCCAGGAGGACCTGGCCCATTCGCATCGCTTCGTCACGCTCTTCTACTCCGACTTCGATCCCCGCAGCCGCGTGCTCCGCTATGCCAACGCCGCCCACAATCCGCCCCTGCTCTGGCGGCACCAGCGCCACGGGGTGGAGCGGCTCGATGCTCCGGGACTGCTGATCGGCCTGCAACCGGAGGCCCAGTACGGCTGCGAGCGGGTGGTGCTGGAGCCCGGGGATGTGGTGCTCTATTACACCGATGGGGTCAGTGAAGCCCTCGGTCTCACGGGTGAGCGCTTCGAGGAGGAGCGCCTGCAGCGGCACCTGGGAGAAGCCTGCCGGGCCGGTAAGAGCGCCCAGGGTGTTCTCGATGCTCTGTTCGAACGGCTCGATCGTTTCGTGGGTGCTGACCGGCAGCTGAGCGACGATGCCTCGATGGTGGTGCTGAAGGTGCGTGAGGAGGTGATGCTCCCCACCCTGCCGGGTTGAGTGGGGTCCCAGGCTCGGATGCGAAGCTGACGCTTCGCGTCATGGTTCGGCTTCGATGGCGGCACAGGCTTCCCAACCGGCGCGATGGAGTGACCGTTTCGAGGAGGGGCTCCACCCGGCCATCGAGCGCTTCAATGCCTCGATCGGCTTCGACATCACTCTGCTGCAGCAGGACCTGGATGCCTCCGTCGCCCATGCCCGCATGCTCGGCCGCTGCGGAGTGATCAGCGTCGCTGAGGCGGATCAACTCATCGCGGCCCTCGAGACGGTGCGCACGGAGGCGGCCGAGGGACGGTTCCGCCCCGGGGTGGAGGCCGAGGACGTGCACTTCGCGGTGGAGCACCGCCTGATCGCCCTGATCGGCCCCCTGGGCAAGAAGCTGCACACCGGCCGCAGCCGCAATGACCAGGTCGGCACGGATCTGCGCCTCTGGCTGCGCCAGGCGATCGATGGTCTCGATGCCGGTCTGCGGCGCTTCCAGCAGGCCCTGCTCGACCAGGCGGAGACTCACCTGCACACCCTCATACCCGGCTACACGCACCTGCAGAGGGCCCAGCCCCTCTCTCTGGCCCACCACCTGCTGGCCTATGTGGAGATGGCCGAACGCGACCGGCAGCGTCTTGCCGATGTGCGCCGCCGGGTGAACATCTCACCTCTGGGGGCGGCCGCCCTGGCCGGCACACCGGTGCCGATCGACCGGCGGCTCACGGCCGTGGAACTGGGCTTCGAGGCGATCTATGCCAACAGCCTCGATGCGGTCAGCGACCGCGATTTCGCCGTGGAGTTCAGTGCTGCCGCCAGTCTGATCCTGGTCCACCTCAGCCGCCTCTCGGAGGAGGTGATTCTCTGGGCCAGTGAGGAGTTCGGCTTCGTGCGCCTCACTGACCGCTGCGCCACCGGCAGCAGCCTGATGCCCCAGAAGAAGAACCCCGACGTGCCCGAGCTGGTGCGTGGCAAGGCCGGCCGGGTGTTCGGGCACCTGATGGGGTTGCTGACGATGATCAAGGGGCTCCCCCTGGCCTACAACAAGGACTTCCAGGAGGACAAGGAGGCGCTCTTCGATGTGGTCCGCACCACCGCGGATTGCCTCGAGGCGATGGCGATCCTGATGGAGGAGGGCATCCGCTTCCGGCCCGAGCGGCTGGAGCAGGCCGTGGGGGCTGATTTCTCCAATGCCACCGATGTGGCCGACTACCTGGTGGCCCGTGGTGTTCCCTTTCGCGAGGCCTACCAGCTGGTGGGTGGTCTGGTGAAGACCTGCCTGGCCGAGGGCCTGCTGCTGCGGGATCTGTCCCTGGAGCGCTGGCGCCAGCTCCATCCCGCCTTCGAGGCGGACATCCATGCCGCGATCGAGCCCCGTCAGGTGGTGGCCGCCCGCCGCAGTGAGGGGGGCACGGGTTTCGAGCGGGTGGCCGAGCAGCTCAGGCACTGCCGCGAGCGGCTGGGGCCCGCGGTCCCAGCCGCCTAAAGGCCTTGCTGCTCCAGCTCCTGGGCGGTGGCCTCCAGCACCTCGGGGCCCGCGCTGCGCTCCCCCGCCCGCTCCCCCAGCCGGCGGCGCCAGTGCCGGGCCCCGGGCATCCCCTCCACCAGGTGCACGAGGTGGCGGGCGATCGGCCAGAGCCGATGGCCCGCCCCGCACCAGCGGCTGGCATGGGGAATCAGGCCCCGCACCACCGCTGAGGCCGAGACCGGCGGTCGCTCCCGGCAGCCGAACAGGTCCTGGTCGACCGTGGCCCAGCGCAGCGGATGGTCATAGGCGGCGCGCCCGACCATCACCCCGTCCACCTGATCCAGGTGCTCCTGGCAGTTCTCCAGGCTCAGCAGGCCGCCATTCAGTTCGATCGTGAGCAGGGGGCGGTCCCGCTTGAGCTGATGCACCAGGTCGTGGCGCAGGGGCGGAATCGTGCGGTTCTGCTTCGGATCCAGGCCATGGAGCCAGGCCTTGCGGGCATGCACGCTGAAGCGGCTGGCGCCGGCGCCGGCCACCCGGTCCACGAAGGCCAGCAGCAGGTCATAGCTGTCGTGATCATCGATGCCGATGCGGTGCTTGACCGTCACCGGCAGGGACGACGCGGTCGCCATCGCCTCCACGCAGCGGGCCACCCGGTCGGGGTCCGCCATCAGGCAGGCACCGAACCGACCCTGCTGCACCTTGGGGCTGGGGCAGCCCACGTTGAGGTTGATCTCGTCGTAGCCCCAGGCCGCCGCCAGTCGTGCGGATTCCGACAGGAGAGCCGGATCGTCGCCCCCCAGCTGGAGGGCCAGGGGATGTTCCTGGGGATCGAAGTCCAGCAGCGTGTCACGACGGCCGTGGTGCAGGGCCTGGGCCACCACCATCTCGGTGTAGAGCAGGGCACGGCGGCTGATCTGCCGCATCAGCACCCGGAAGTGCCGGTCGGTGCAGTCCATCATCGGCGCCACACTGAAGCGGTAGGCCCCGGCAACGGGTGTCGTCGCGTTGTCTCCCTGCCCCATTCGCCCATGCTGCCTGTCGACTGGTCCCTGGTGGTCGCCGGAGGCGGGCCCGCGGGCTACATGGCGGCCATCACGGCCGCCGAGCAGGGGCTGGCGGGAGTGCTGCTGCTGGAGGCCACACCCCAGCCGCTGGGCAAGGTGCTGATCAGCGGCGGTGGCCGCTGCAATGTCACCCATGCCTGCTGGGATCCCCTGGCCCTGGTGGGCCATTACCCCCGGGGGTCGAGGGCCCTGCGCGGGCCGTTCAGCCGCTTCGCACCCGGCGACTGCCTGGCCTGGTTTGCCGAGCGGGGACTGGAGCTGGTGGAGGAGCCCGACGGCCGCCTCTTTCCCCGCAGCAACCGCTCCAGCAGTGTGGTGGCCGTCCTGGAAGCGGCGGCTGCCGCCGCCGGGGTGACTGTCTGGAGGGGCGCCGCCCTGCGCCAGGTGGAGCCACGCGGGAGTGGTGGGTTCACGCTGCGGCTTCGCCTGTCACCGGGACTGGCCCCTGCTGGGGCTGCCAGCGACCTCGGTGCCGCCCGCCTGCTGCTGGCCACTGGTGGCCATCCCAGTGGCCGCCAGCTGGCGGGCCAGTTGGGCCATGACGTGGTGGCGCCGGTACCCTCCCTGTTCACCCTGGCCCTGGAGGCCAACCCCCTGGCCGCCCTGCGCGGGGTGGTGATGGATCCGGTGGGACTGGAGCTGCGGCTGCCCTCCGGTCGCTTTCGCGAGCGAGGACCCCTGCTGATCACCGGCTGGGGGGTGAGCGGTCCGGCCACCTTGAGACTCACCGCCTTTGCGGCCCGTGCGCTCAGGGACAGCGGCTACCGCGCCGAGCTGCGCATCGACTGGAGTGGCGGCTGCTCTGCCGCTGAGTTGGCGCAGCGCTTCCAGACCGCCCGCGCCGAGCAGGCCCGCCGCCAGTTGCTCAATGCTCGCCCCTGGCCCGAGCTCAGCCGCCGCCTCTGGATCCACCTGCTGGAGCGCCATGGGGTGACTCCCGACCAGCGTTGGGCTGATCTGCGCCGGCGCGATGAGGACAGCCTGCTGGGCGCCCTGCGCTCCAGCACCTACGCGGTGGGCGGCCGCGGCCCCTTCGGTGAGGAATTCGTCACGGCCGGCGGCGTCACCCTGGGGGAGGTGAACCTGGCCACGATGGAGAGCCGAAAGCATCCAGGCCTGTACTTCGCCGGCGAGCTGCTCGATGTGGATGGAGTCACCGGCGGCTTCAACTTCCAGCACTGCTGGACCAGTGGCTGGCTGGCCGGAGGTGCCATCGCCAGGGAGGCCCGCGAGGGACTTCCGGTGGCGATGGGCTCAGCGGATCTTGTCGAAGACCGAGAACATCGGTAGATACATGGCCACGAGAATCGCACCCACGATGATGCCGACGATCACGATCATGATGGGCTCCAGGAGTGAGGTCAGTGCTTTGACCGCCGCCTCCACCTCGTCTTCGTAGAAATCGGCGACCTTGGAGAGCATCGCATCCATCTCTCCGGTCTCTTCGCCAATGGCCAGCATGCTGAGAGCCATTTCCGGAAAGACGTTCTTGCGGGAGAGGGCCACGCTCACCGGAATGCCATCCTGTATCTCCACTCTGCAGTCCTCGATCGTATCGGCAAAGATTGAATTTCTTGAGGTGTCGCGAACGATCTCCAGGCTCATCAGAATCGGCACACCGGCTTTGCTCAGTGAGCTGAAAGTTCGGCAGAACTGAGCTGTTTCTGTTTTCTGAATCAGGTCACCGAACAGGGGAATCCTCAGGACGAAGCCGTCGACTCTCCGCTTGCCTAGGGGAGTGTTGTAGAACCCGACGAACAGCCATGCGGCCAGGATCAGAAAGGCGATCAGGAACAGGGAGAATGTCGAACGAAGCAGGGCACTCAGATTCACCATCATCTGGGTGAAGACAGGCAGCTCCGCACCTAGCTGCTCGAAGATATCGGGTATGCGTTCAGGGGTCGGGACGCCCCACCGCACGAATGCAAGCCTGATCGCTCACCGCTGAGCGATCAGAGACTCTTCCTTGTCCTTTCTTCTGCCTTCAGGGATCGCTCAGCAGTGACGGCATCACCCCATCGCGGTGATGGGCGATCCAGGCCTGCTCCAGGAACTCCCAGACATCCCGCCCCTGTTGCCTGAGGGTAGTGGTGACC from Synechococcus sp. CBW1107 encodes the following:
- a CDS encoding NAD(P)/FAD-dependent oxidoreductase, coding for MLPVDWSLVVAGGGPAGYMAAITAAEQGLAGVLLLEATPQPLGKVLISGGGRCNVTHACWDPLALVGHYPRGSRALRGPFSRFAPGDCLAWFAERGLELVEEPDGRLFPRSNRSSSVVAVLEAAAAAAGVTVWRGAALRQVEPRGSGGFTLRLRLSPGLAPAGAASDLGAARLLLATGGHPSGRQLAGQLGHDVVAPVPSLFTLALEANPLAALRGVVMDPVGLELRLPSGRFRERGPLLITGWGVSGPATLRLTAFAARALRDSGYRAELRIDWSGGCSAAELAQRFQTARAEQARRQLLNARPWPELSRRLWIHLLERHGVTPDQRWADLRRRDEDSLLGALRSSTYAVGGRGPFGEEFVTAGGVTLGEVNLATMESRKHPGLYFAGELLDVDGVTGGFNFQHCWTSGWLAGGAIAREAREGLPVAMGSADLVEDREHR